A part of Pantoea vagans genomic DNA contains:
- the secE gene encoding preprotein translocase subunit SecE — translation MSANTEAQGSGRGLEAVKWVGVILLLLAAIVGNYLYRDVSLPLRALAVVVLIAAAGGIALLTTKGKATVAFAREARTEMRKVIWPTRQETLHTTLIVAAVTAVMSLILWGLDGILVRLVSFITGLRF, via the coding sequence ATGAGTGCGAATACCGAAGCTCAAGGGAGCGGGCGTGGCCTGGAAGCGGTAAAGTGGGTAGGTGTTATATTACTGCTGCTTGCAGCGATTGTAGGTAACTACCTCTATCGTGATGTGTCACTGCCACTGCGTGCATTAGCCGTAGTTGTACTGATTGCAGCGGCTGGCGGCATTGCGCTTTTAACGACCAAAGGCAAAGCGACCGTGGCTTTTGCTCGTGAAGCAAGAACAGAAATGCGTAAGGTTATCTGGCCAACCCGCCAGGAAACGCTGCACACCACGTTAATCGTTGCCGCGGTTACTGCCGTGATGTCACTGATTTTGTGGGGGCTGGATGGTATTCTGGTCCGTCTGGTATCGTTTATCACTGGCCTGAGGTTCTGA
- the tuf gene encoding elongation factor Tu, producing MAKEQFQRNKLHVNVGTIGHVDHGKTTLTAAITTVLAKTNGGQARAFDQIDSTPEEKARGITINTAHVEYETAARHYAHVDCPGHADYVKNMITGAAQMDGAILVVAATDGPMPQTREHILLGRQVGVPYIIVFLNKCDMVDDEELLELVEMEVRDLLSQYDFPGDDTPIVRGSALKALEGVPEWEAKIIELAEHLDNYIPDPVRAIDMPFLLPIEDVFSISGRGTVVTGRVERGIVKVGDEVEIVGIKDTAKSTCTGVEMFRKLLDQGQAGENCGVLLRGIKREDIQRGQVLAKPGSIKPHTQFESEVYVLSKDEGGRHTPFFKGYRPQFYFRTTDVTGSVELPEGVEMVMPGDNIKMVVTLIHPIAMDEGLRFAIREGGRTVGAGVVAKVIA from the coding sequence ATGGCTAAAGAGCAATTTCAACGTAACAAACTGCACGTAAACGTGGGCACCATCGGTCACGTTGACCACGGTAAAACCACCCTGACTGCAGCTATCACTACCGTACTGGCTAAAACCAACGGCGGCCAGGCTCGTGCATTCGACCAGATCGACAGCACGCCTGAAGAAAAAGCCCGCGGTATCACCATCAACACCGCTCACGTTGAGTACGAGACTGCTGCACGTCACTACGCTCACGTTGACTGCCCAGGCCACGCCGACTATGTGAAAAACATGATCACCGGTGCTGCGCAGATGGACGGCGCGATCCTGGTTGTTGCTGCGACTGATGGCCCGATGCCACAGACCCGTGAGCACATCCTGCTGGGTCGTCAGGTTGGCGTTCCTTACATCATCGTGTTCCTGAACAAGTGCGACATGGTTGATGATGAAGAGCTGCTGGAGCTGGTAGAGATGGAAGTGCGTGACCTGCTGTCACAGTACGACTTCCCAGGCGACGACACCCCAATCGTTCGTGGTTCTGCTCTGAAAGCGCTGGAAGGCGTTCCTGAGTGGGAAGCGAAAATCATTGAACTGGCTGAACACCTGGACAACTACATCCCGGATCCAGTCCGTGCGATCGACATGCCGTTCCTGCTGCCAATCGAAGACGTATTCTCAATCTCTGGCCGTGGTACTGTTGTTACCGGTCGTGTTGAGCGCGGCATCGTTAAAGTCGGCGACGAAGTTGAAATCGTGGGTATCAAAGATACTGCGAAATCAACCTGTACCGGTGTTGAGATGTTCCGTAAGCTGCTGGACCAGGGTCAGGCAGGCGAAAACTGTGGTGTTCTGCTGCGCGGTATCAAGCGTGAAGACATCCAGCGTGGCCAGGTTCTGGCTAAGCCAGGCTCAATTAAGCCACACACCCAGTTCGAGTCAGAAGTTTACGTTCTGTCTAAAGACGAAGGTGGCCGCCATACTCCGTTCTTCAAAGGCTATCGTCCACAGTTCTACTTCCGTACAACTGACGTAACCGGCTCAGTAGAGCTGCCAGAAGGCGTTGAAATGGTCATGCCAGGCGACAACATCAAAATGGTTGTTACCCTGATCCACCCAATCGCAATGGACGAAGGTCTGCGCTTCGCAATCCGCGAAGGTGGCCGTACCGTTGGCGCGGGTGTTGTTGCTAAAGTTATCGCATAA